A section of the Sebastes fasciatus isolate fSebFas1 chromosome 5, fSebFas1.pri, whole genome shotgun sequence genome encodes:
- the gpr17 gene encoding uracil nucleotide/cysteinyl leukotriene receptor, with protein sequence MESATTELPSLLSNQSAESCAAVDTTIENTLFGCFYILVFFLALNGNSLALWIFSHQRGASSPANVFLIHLAVADLSYVIILPLRATYHLTGGHWPFGEVPCRLAGFLFYVNMYASLYFLACVAGDRYLAVVHAVRSLKVRRVRYAHIISFSLWALVTVSMAPLLITHQTAEVDGVTVCLQLYREKASRNALISLAVAFTPPFLATLSCYLLIIHSLHRGSRLEPAIKLRALRTIGLVMLIYVVCFLPYHMSRATFILGYSQPDISCQTRRGLSLANRLTSSLTCLNGAMDPLIYLFGAEKFRGTLMRLFCKDQAGVSGATSGELKGTHESSVSAKSEF encoded by the coding sequence ATGGAGTCTGCTACAACAGAGCTGCCTTCCCTGCTATCCAATCAGTCAGCAGAGAGCTGTGCGGCAGTGGATACAACGATTGAGAACACTCTGTTTGGATGCTTCTACATTCTGGTTTTCTTTCTGGCGCTGAACGGTAACAGCCTGGCTCTCTGGATCTTCTCTCACCAGCGGGGCGCTTCCTCTCCAGCTAACGTCTTCTTGATTCATCTGGCTGTGGCAGACTTATCGTACGTGATCATCCTCCCGCTGAGGGCCACCTACCACCTCACCGGAGGCCACTGGCCCTTCGGCGAGGTGCCCTGCAGACTGGCGGGCTTTTTGTTTTATGTCAACATGTACGCCAGCCTGTACTTCCTGGCCTGTGTGGCGGGGGATCGCTACCTGGCTGTGGTTCACGCTGTGAGGTCGCTGAAGGTTCGTCGCGTTCGCTACGCTCACATCATCAGCTTCTCTCTGTGGGCCCTGGTTACCGTCTCCATGGCGCCACTGCTAATCACCCACCAGACTGCAGAGGTGGACGGCGTGACGGTGTGTTTGCAGCTGTACAGAGAGAAGGCCTCACGCAACGCACTGATCTCACTAGCAGTGGCGTTCACCCCACCTTTCCTCGCCACCCTGTCCTGTTACCTGCTCATCATTCACAGCCTGCATCGGGGCTCCAGGTTAGAGCCGGCCATCAAGCTGAGGGCCCTGCGCACCATCGGTCTGGTCATGCTCATCTATGTAGTCTGTTTCCTGCCTTATCATATGAGCCGGGCCACTTTCATCCTGGGCTACAGCCAACCCGACATCTCCTGCCAGACACGCAGAGGCCTGAGCTTGGCCAACCGCCTCACCTCCTCCCTCACCTGCTTGAACGGTGCCATGGACCCACTGATCTACCTATTTGGAGCGGAGAAGTTCCGCGGCACTTTAATGCGATTGTTTTGCAAAGATCAGGCGGGGGTGTCAGGAGCCACCAGCGGAGAGTTAAAGGGAACACATGAGAGCTCTGTGAGTGCCAAGTCTGAGTTTTGA